The following are encoded together in the Tripterygium wilfordii isolate XIE 37 chromosome 3, ASM1340144v1, whole genome shotgun sequence genome:
- the LOC119995612 gene encoding eukaryotic translation initiation factor 5B-like — protein sequence MAEVEVRHSAKKIHKKKTAAVSDYEHPAPVMDTMASADFMTKPQIDTTSIVKSLHGNIPREWMRNLVLPSDGDSAAATLAAAAREKKKKIEEGEEDRKRKLTERDDIPSQGPDEKAKNEFKEVGKEEKMKVKQLEEDVAEGIEVEKKKKNRGDANEGRLEVGETEKVKIWERKDEDRTDSHEIGKSEKKKKKKMKKGGDADEGILEVEGTEKGKKTEQKDEESDDSPDIGKSEKKKKKLENEGNADEGILEVEETGKEKKTKQKDGESDDSPDIGKSEKKKKKKKKKELENEGNADKGILEVEETEKGKETELRYNPGIGKSETNKKKKKKKKTKNEADTDEGILEAEATDMRKETELKDKNRDESSDIGKSEKKKKKRKHKEVEEIYDVGEADKIVKKENVNEVLTVVENGNNGEEDRSEKKKKRKKEEEETEKVRETEHKDKDGNDSPDIGKLEKKRKRKKYKEIEEIDNGGEADKIEKKEEVHEEHITVEHGNDDRSEKKKDKKKKKNKDKDA from the coding sequence ATGGCTGAAGTGGAAGTCCGCCATTCAGCGAAGAAAATACACAAGAAGAAAACTGCGGCGGTGTCTGACTACGAACATCCGGCGCCGGTTATGGACACGATGGCCTCCGCTGATTTCATGACCAAGCCTCAGATCGACACTACGTCTATTGTAAAGTCTCTGCACGGAAATATTCCTCGAGAGTGGATGAGGAATTTGGTTTTGCCGAGTGATGGGGATTCTGCGGCTGCAACCCTTGCTGCTGCGGCAcgggaaaagaagaagaaaattgaggAAGGAGAGGAAGATCGCAAGCGCAAATTGACTGAGAGAGATGATATCCCTTCTCAGGGTCCTGATGAGAAGGCTAAAAATGAGTTTAAAGAAgtgggaaaagaagaaaagatgaaGGTCAAGCAGTTGGAGGAAGATGTAGCGGAAGGGATTGaagttgagaagaaaaagaagaatagaGGGGATGCTAATGAGGGAAGGTTAGAGGTGGGGGAAACGGAGAAAGTAAAGATATGGGAGCGGAAAGATGAGGACAGGACTGATTCTCATGAGATTGGGAAgtcagagaagaagaagaagaagaaaatgaagaagggaGGGGATGCAGATGAGGGAATATTAGAGGTAGAGGGAACTGAGAAGGGAAAGAAAACAGAGCAGAAAGATGAGGAAAGTGATGATTCTCCTGATATTGGGAAgtcagagaagaagaagaagaaactggaAAATGAAGGGAATGCTGACGAAGGAATATTAGAAGTGGAGGAAACtgggaaggaaaagaaaacaaagcagAAAGATGGGGAAAGTGATGATTCTCCTGATATTGGAAAgtcagagaagaagaaaaagaagaagaagaagaaggaattgGAAAATGAAGGGAATGCTGATAAGGGAATATTAGAGGTGGAGGAAACCGAGAAGGGAAAGGAAACAGAGTTGAGATATAATCCTGGTATTGGGAAGTCAGAGacgaataagaagaagaagaagaagaagaaaacgaaGAATGAAGCGGATACTGATGAGGGAATATTAGAGGCTGAGGCAACTGATATGAGAAAGGAAACAGAGCTGAAAGATAAGAACAGAGATGAATCTTCTGATATTGGGAAgtcagagaagaagaaaaagaagaggaagcacAAAGAAGTAGAGGAAATTTATGATGTAGGTGAAGCTGATAAAATTGTGAAGAAAGAGAATGTGAATGAGGTGCTTACAGTTGTTGAGAATGGTAATAATGGGGAGGAGGATCGAagcgagaagaagaagaaaagaaagaaggaggaggaggaaactGAAAAGGTAAGGGAAACGGAGCATAAAGATAAGGACGGCAATGATTCTCCGGATATTGGgaagttggagaagaagaggaagaggaagaagtacAAAGAAATTGAGGAAATTGATAATGGAGGTGAGGCTGATAAAATTGAGAAGAAAGAGGAAGTGCATGAGGAGCATATAACTGTTGAGCATGGTAATGATGATAGAAGCGAGAAGAAGaaggataagaagaagaagaaaaacaaggaCAAGGATGCATAG
- the LOC119995480 gene encoding uncharacterized protein LOC119995480, whose protein sequence is MAGLQWNFFPTDILYPKTQTSGTETTTLKVAVPLQTQKRDHDEGSNRNGLLQYNFFPTDFFYPKPPQAAPALPMKALGDFADRDPLQRPNIKSS, encoded by the coding sequence ATGGCAGGCCTTCAATGGAACTTCTTCCCTACCGATATCTTGTACCCTAAAACACAAACCTCAGGAACCGAGACCACAACTCTCAAAGTAGCTGTTCCTCTGCAAACTCAAAAGAGAGATCATGATGAGGGTAGCAATCGCAATGGTCTTCTTCAGTACAATTTCTTCCCTACTGATTTCTTCTATCCTAAACCACCACAAGCTGCCCCGGCTCTTCCGATGAAAGCTCTTGGAGATTTCGCTGATCGTGATCCTCTTCAACGACCAAACATCAAGTCTTCTTAA